In Athalia rosae chromosome 6, iyAthRosa1.1, whole genome shotgun sequence, one DNA window encodes the following:
- the LOC105692185 gene encoding caspase-1-like isoform X2 has protein sequence MLAFLFCLISVAREVLTLFKYNSIKRLDTMIEPQEDPELRDNVVNENSLNEIQDDDAIVDYLTPSTPRDGKRARKTSDVIDCVRDHDFTPSGLSTPQQEKPSHLDLVSPDQGYGDTPGQDTRMIPEWMHRRSDHIDATPRAAVNEDYQVPIGTPKGITAAMPVTKDSDRYNMNHPKRGKCIVFNHETFEPGFSKREGSGVDAKKIETSFKKLGFQVVVHDNLEHSDLLDEIKKLSGADHTDNDCVCVFVLTHGLNNDFLMAKDVAYRADKIWKPFTADNCPTLAGKPKLFFFQACRGDRLDGGVTLAARSGITQTDSATSSYKIPTHADFLIAHSSVEGFFSWRNPEEGTWYVQCLCSVLDQYAATTDLSRMLTITARKVATDFESYDDLDRAKNEQKQVPSTTSMLIRELYFTPK, from the exons ATGCTTGCCTTCTTGTTTTGTCTGATATCAGTCGCGCGTGAAGTTTTGACGCTTTTCAAGTACAACAGTATCAAACGACTCGATACCATGATCGAACCTCAGGAAGACCCAGAGCTCCGTGACAACGTCGTCAACGAAAATTCGCTCAACGAG ATTCAAGATGACGACGCAATTGTCGATTATTTGACGCCGTCAACACCGCGTGACGGAAAACGTGCCCGAAAAACTAGCGATGTGATCGATTGCGTTCGTGATCATGATTTCACACCGTCCGGACTTTCGACCCCCCAGCAAGAGAAACCGTCTCATCTTGATTTG GTCTCTCCAGATCAGGGCTACGGGGACACACCAGGTCAAGATACAAGAATGATTCCAGAATGGATGCACAGGAGATCGGATCACATCGACGCGACACCACGCGCTGCAGTAAACGAGGATTACCAAGTCCCGATCGG AACCCCGAAGGGAATAACAGCCGCAATGCCGGTTACAAAAGATTCGGACAGATATAACATGAACCACCCAAAGAGAGGGAAATGTATCGTGTTCAACCACGAGACCTTCGAGCCGGGATTTTCTAAACGGGAAGGGTCCGGTGTTGATgctaagaaaattgaaacttcgttcaaaaaattagGATTCCAAGTCGTCGTCCACGATAACCTCGAGCACAGCGATTTACTcgacgaaataaagaaat TAAGCGGAGCGGATCACACTGACAACGATTGCGTCTGTGTTTTCGTACTGACTCATGGATTGAACAATGACTTCCTCATGGCTAAAGATGTTGCCTATCGCGCGGACAAGATATGGAAACCCTTTACCGCTGATAATTGTCCGACCCTTGCCGGGAAGCCgaaattattcttctttcAG GCTTGCAGGGGCGACCGATTAGACGGTGGTGTTACGTTGGCGGCACGATCCGGTATTACGCAGACTGATTCCGCGACATCTTCGTACAAAATTCCAACACACGCTGATTTTCTTATCGCTCACAGTTCGGTAGAAG GTTTTTTCTCATGGCGTAATCCCGAGGAGGGGACGTGGTATGTGCAGTGTTTATGTTCGGTGTTAGATCAGTATGCGGCTACGACTGACCTATCGAGGATGTTGACCATCACCGCGAGAAAGGTAGCCACTGATTTTGAATCATACGACGATCTGGATCGggcaaaaaatgaacagaaacAGGTCCCCTCGACCACCTCCATGTTGATCAGGGAGTTGTATTTTACCCCGAAATAA
- the LOC105692185 gene encoding caspase-1-like isoform X1 → MTSFAYRTNDALYSIVFTLTISLCFGTSSRERHIISLGYLERNYIHIVDRGVYRGFLDSSRNQPMKMSKRKFQIQDDDAIVDYLTPSTPRDGKRARKTSDVIDCVRDHDFTPSGLSTPQQEKPSHLDLVSPDQGYGDTPGQDTRMIPEWMHRRSDHIDATPRAAVNEDYQVPIGTPKGITAAMPVTKDSDRYNMNHPKRGKCIVFNHETFEPGFSKREGSGVDAKKIETSFKKLGFQVVVHDNLEHSDLLDEIKKLSGADHTDNDCVCVFVLTHGLNNDFLMAKDVAYRADKIWKPFTADNCPTLAGKPKLFFFQACRGDRLDGGVTLAARSGITQTDSATSSYKIPTHADFLIAHSSVEGFFSWRNPEEGTWYVQCLCSVLDQYAATTDLSRMLTITARKVATDFESYDDLDRAKNEQKQVPSTTSMLIRELYFTPK, encoded by the exons ATGACGTCATTCGCTTATAGAACGAACGATGCCTTATACTCTATTGTATTTACGTTGACTATTTCTTTGTGCTTTGGTACGTCATCGCG gGAAAGACATATCATTTCACTTGGGTATCTAGAACGAAATTATATCCATATTGTGGACAGAGGAGTCTACAGAGGATTTTTGGATTCCTCCAGAAACCAACCAATGAAAATGTCAAAACGTAAATTTCAG ATTCAAGATGACGACGCAATTGTCGATTATTTGACGCCGTCAACACCGCGTGACGGAAAACGTGCCCGAAAAACTAGCGATGTGATCGATTGCGTTCGTGATCATGATTTCACACCGTCCGGACTTTCGACCCCCCAGCAAGAGAAACCGTCTCATCTTGATTTG GTCTCTCCAGATCAGGGCTACGGGGACACACCAGGTCAAGATACAAGAATGATTCCAGAATGGATGCACAGGAGATCGGATCACATCGACGCGACACCACGCGCTGCAGTAAACGAGGATTACCAAGTCCCGATCGG AACCCCGAAGGGAATAACAGCCGCAATGCCGGTTACAAAAGATTCGGACAGATATAACATGAACCACCCAAAGAGAGGGAAATGTATCGTGTTCAACCACGAGACCTTCGAGCCGGGATTTTCTAAACGGGAAGGGTCCGGTGTTGATgctaagaaaattgaaacttcgttcaaaaaattagGATTCCAAGTCGTCGTCCACGATAACCTCGAGCACAGCGATTTACTcgacgaaataaagaaat TAAGCGGAGCGGATCACACTGACAACGATTGCGTCTGTGTTTTCGTACTGACTCATGGATTGAACAATGACTTCCTCATGGCTAAAGATGTTGCCTATCGCGCGGACAAGATATGGAAACCCTTTACCGCTGATAATTGTCCGACCCTTGCCGGGAAGCCgaaattattcttctttcAG GCTTGCAGGGGCGACCGATTAGACGGTGGTGTTACGTTGGCGGCACGATCCGGTATTACGCAGACTGATTCCGCGACATCTTCGTACAAAATTCCAACACACGCTGATTTTCTTATCGCTCACAGTTCGGTAGAAG GTTTTTTCTCATGGCGTAATCCCGAGGAGGGGACGTGGTATGTGCAGTGTTTATGTTCGGTGTTAGATCAGTATGCGGCTACGACTGACCTATCGAGGATGTTGACCATCACCGCGAGAAAGGTAGCCACTGATTTTGAATCATACGACGATCTGGATCGggcaaaaaatgaacagaaacAGGTCCCCTCGACCACCTCCATGTTGATCAGGGAGTTGTATTTTACCCCGAAATAA